A region of Excalfactoria chinensis isolate bCotChi1 chromosome 22, bCotChi1.hap2, whole genome shotgun sequence DNA encodes the following proteins:
- the HTR1D gene encoding 5-hydroxytryptamine receptor 1D, whose product MTQYNLSAELSLQSSANKSLNFTEPPLALDERTLLGLNISLSVLLSVITLATILANVFVVITIFLTRKLHTPANYLIGSLAVTDLLVSVLVMPISIVYTVTHTWAFGQVLCDIWLSSDITCCTASILHLCVIALDRYWAITDALEYAKRRTAGRAVLMIAVVWMISISISVPPFFWRQVKAHEEIAKCSVNTDQISYTIYSTCGAFYIPTVLLLILYGRIYVAARSRILKPPSLYGKRFTTAHLITGSAGSSFCSINASLHEGHSHSGGSPIFINHVQIKLADSILERKRISAARERKATKTLGIILGAFIFCWLPFFVMSLVLPICQDACWFHPILLDFFTWLGYLNSLINPVIYTAFNEEFKQAFQKLIHFKKCSS is encoded by the coding sequence ATGACTCAGTATAACCTTTCAGCAGAGCTCTCCCTCCAGAGCTCAGCAAATAAGTCATTAAATTTTACTGAACCACCGCTGGCTTTGGATGAAAGGACACTGTTAGGGCTGAATATATCCCTGTCAGTCCTTCTGTCTGTCATCACTTTGGCAACAATCCTTGCAAacgtttttgttgttattacgATTTTTTTGACTAGAAAGCTCCACACACCTGCAAATTACCTCATTGGCTCCTTGGCGGTAACAGATCTTCTAGTGTCTGTCCTCGTGATGCCCATCAGTATCGTTTACACTGTCACCCACACGTGGGCCTTTGGCCAAGTGCTGTGTGATATCTGGTTATCATCAGACATCACGTGCTGCACAGCCTCCATCCTACACCTGTGTGTTATTGCACTGGACAGATACTGGGCTATCACAGATGCTTTGGAATATGCCAAACGCCGGACTGCTGGCCGAGCAGTGCTCATGATCGCCGTGGTTTGGATGATCTCCATTAGTATTTCTGTGCCACCATTTTTCTGGAGGCAAGTGAAAGCTCACGAAGAAATCGCCAAGTGTAGCGTGAACACGGATCAGATTTCCTACACAATTTATTCCACTTGTGGAGCTTTCTACATTCCAACTGTGCTCCTCCTAATATTATACGGTAGAATTTATGTAGCAGCTCGATCCAGGATCCTGAAGCCACCCTCACTGTATGGGAAACGATTCACTACTGCACACCTGATAACCGGCTCTGCTGGGTCTTCCTTCTGCTCCATTAACGCAAGCCTTCACGAAGGGCATTCCCATTCCGGTGGATCCCCAATATTTATCAATCATGTTCAAATAAAACTTGCGGATAGTattctggaaaggaaaagaatttccGCCGCGAGAGAAAGGAAAGCCACCAAAACTTTAGGCATTATTCTAggagctttcattttctgctggcTGCCGTTCTTCGTCATGTCCCTTGTCCTGCCCATCTGCCAGGATGCGTGTTGGTTTCATCCCATCCTGTTGGACTTCTTCACGTGGTTAGGTTACTTAAACTCATTAATCAACCCTGTCATTTATACAgcttttaatgaagaatttaaaCAGGCTTTCCAAAAACTAATACATTTCAAAAAGTGCTCGTCTTGA